One Mucilaginibacter ginkgonis genomic region harbors:
- a CDS encoding CBU_0592 family membrane protein, which yields MKLSDVLASAGVIILLIAFLLNLYKKLPAQSKAYTLMNFIGAMLCCVSSILIKFYPFVVLEAIWATFAILSLFGVPRGTSNDKD from the coding sequence ATGAAATTATCAGACGTTTTAGCATCGGCAGGCGTTATCATATTATTGATAGCCTTTTTGTTGAATCTTTATAAAAAGCTTCCTGCGCAAAGCAAAGCATACACCCTAATGAACTTTATAGGCGCAATGCTTTGTTGTGTCTCATCTATCTTAATTAAGTTCTATCCATTCGTTGTATTGGAAGCTATCTGGGCAACCTTCGCTATACTGTCATTATTCGGTGTTCCACGTGGAACATCAAACGATAAAGATTAA